A genomic region of Mesobacillus jeotgali contains the following coding sequences:
- the iadA gene encoding beta-aspartyl-peptidase, protein MLTLIKNGDIYAPDYLGKKDILLVDSKIGFIQDEIENPDGFVEVQVIDATGKKVVPGFIDSHVHLIGGGGEGGFHTRTPEIQLTQATTAGITTLVGVLGTDGTTRTMPSLIAKARGLEEEGITTYVQTGSYQVPVKTLTGKIEDDIILIDKIIGAGEIAIADHRSSQPTAEELAKIASAARIGGMLSGKSGIVNVHVGDSPDHLKVIEQVIEETDIPIRQFYPTHMNRNPHLFEAGIEYAKKGGWIDFTTSSIPKFLEEGEVKCSVALKRMLEAGVDIGQITFTSDGQASLPDFDKDGELIGLQIGQVSSLYEAVKEAVLTEGIPLETAIRVITANPAAILKLKQKGRIEAGLDADLVLLDENHEIETVIAMGKVMVENGRPTVKGTFE, encoded by the coding sequence GTGCTGACGTTAATCAAGAATGGAGACATTTACGCACCAGATTACCTTGGAAAAAAAGATATATTGCTTGTTGATAGTAAAATAGGATTTATCCAGGATGAAATTGAAAATCCTGATGGGTTTGTGGAAGTACAGGTCATTGATGCGACAGGAAAAAAGGTCGTACCGGGATTCATCGATTCCCACGTTCATCTCATCGGAGGGGGCGGGGAAGGCGGGTTTCATACAAGGACTCCGGAGATTCAGCTTACACAGGCTACGACTGCCGGGATAACAACGCTTGTCGGCGTGCTTGGGACGGACGGAACGACTCGGACGATGCCAAGCCTGATTGCCAAAGCACGGGGGCTTGAAGAAGAAGGGATTACCACCTATGTGCAGACAGGGTCCTACCAGGTCCCTGTCAAAACACTGACCGGTAAAATTGAAGACGACATCATTTTAATCGATAAAATCATCGGTGCCGGTGAAATTGCGATTGCCGATCACCGCTCCTCACAGCCGACTGCTGAGGAACTGGCCAAGATCGCATCGGCAGCCCGGATTGGCGGGATGCTTTCCGGTAAAAGCGGTATCGTCAATGTCCATGTCGGTGACAGCCCTGACCATCTGAAAGTGATTGAGCAGGTAATTGAAGAAACGGACATACCGATCCGCCAATTTTACCCGACCCATATGAACCGCAATCCGCACCTATTTGAAGCTGGAATAGAATACGCGAAAAAAGGCGGCTGGATCGATTTTACAACCAGTTCGATTCCGAAGTTTTTGGAAGAAGGCGAAGTGAAGTGCAGCGTCGCCTTGAAACGTATGCTAGAGGCGGGAGTGGATATCGGCCAGATTACCTTCACATCCGATGGACAGGCCAGCCTGCCTGATTTCGATAAGGATGGGGAATTGATCGGCCTACAGATCGGACAGGTTTCCTCATTGTATGAAGCAGTTAAAGAAGCTGTTTTAACGGAGGGGATTCCGCTTGAAACGGCCATCCGTGTGATTACGGCAAACCCTGCCGCAATCCTGAAGCTGAAGCAAAAAGGCCGGATCGAAGCTGGATTAGATGCAGACCTTGTCCTGTTGGATGAGAATCATGAAATAGAAACCGTCATCGCCATGGGGAAGGTTATGGTAGAGAATGGGCGTCCAACTGTAAAAGGGACATTTGAATGA
- the chrA gene encoding chromate efflux transporter, translated as MTEKKSVTFQSLLEILMVSTRLGLTSFGGPVAHLGYFHEEYVRRRKWMDEESYADLVALCQFLPGPASSQVGIGVGLMRGGLLGGLFAFLGFTLPSVLALIIFAIILQGFDIGDAGWIHGLKIVAVAVVAHAILGMAQKLTPDLPRKTIALFALAVTLLWQTAFTQIGVIIVAGILGYVLFKSHAAGDVKRMSFSISKGVGYISLTLFFGLLILLPILREATSLNWIAMFDSFYRSGSLVFGGGHVVLPLLEREFVPTGWLSEEAFLAGYGAAQAVPGPLFTFAAYIGAVINGWQGGLIATAAIFLPAFLLILGALPFWDALRRNSKISRALMGVNAAVVGILIAAFYHPIWTSSILEPIDFVFAAVLFSMLVYWKLAPWIVVVTGAVGGLILYMIF; from the coding sequence ATGACAGAGAAAAAAAGTGTTACATTCCAGTCGCTGCTGGAGATATTGATGGTTTCAACCAGGCTCGGCCTGACATCCTTTGGCGGGCCTGTCGCCCACCTCGGCTATTTCCATGAGGAATATGTCCGTCGCAGGAAGTGGATGGATGAAGAAAGCTATGCAGATTTAGTGGCGTTGTGCCAGTTCCTGCCCGGACCCGCAAGCAGCCAGGTCGGAATAGGCGTTGGCTTGATGCGCGGCGGTTTGTTGGGCGGCCTGTTCGCCTTTCTCGGTTTTACGCTGCCTTCTGTTTTGGCGCTTATCATTTTTGCAATCATCTTACAGGGTTTTGATATTGGGGACGCAGGCTGGATTCACGGCCTCAAGATTGTCGCTGTCGCTGTTGTAGCACACGCTATTTTAGGGATGGCGCAGAAGCTGACTCCCGATTTGCCAAGGAAGACGATTGCTTTATTTGCGCTGGCAGTGACTTTACTGTGGCAGACTGCTTTCACACAAATCGGCGTCATTATCGTCGCTGGAATTTTAGGATACGTTTTATTCAAGTCCCATGCTGCTGGCGATGTTAAAAGGATGAGTTTCTCAATTTCCAAAGGTGTGGGATATATCAGCCTAACACTGTTTTTCGGATTGCTCATCCTCCTGCCGATTTTACGAGAAGCGACTTCATTGAACTGGATCGCGATGTTCGACAGCTTTTACCGCTCAGGTTCGCTCGTTTTCGGCGGTGGCCATGTTGTCCTTCCGTTACTGGAGCGTGAATTCGTGCCAACAGGCTGGCTGAGCGAAGAAGCCTTCCTTGCTGGATACGGTGCCGCCCAGGCAGTACCTGGTCCTTTGTTCACCTTTGCTGCCTATATCGGAGCAGTCATCAATGGCTGGCAAGGCGGCCTGATTGCGACTGCGGCAATCTTTTTACCGGCATTCCTGCTCATCCTTGGTGCACTTCCATTCTGGGACGCCTTAAGACGGAACAGCAAAATCAGCCGGGCACTGATGGGGGTAAATGCAGCTGTAGTAGGAATTTTGATTGCAGCCTTTTACCATCCAATCTGGACGAGTTCCATTCTAGAGCCGATTGATTTCGTGTTTGCAGCCGTGCTGTTCAGCATGCTGGTGTATTGGAAGCTCGCGCCATGGATTGTCGTTGTTACTGGAGCTGTTGGCGGATTGATTTTGTATATGATTTTTTAA
- a CDS encoding PadR family transcriptional regulator, translating into MEDKVLRKLFLGFIQIHILHHAKEQPIFGLWMLEELKEHGYSLSAGTLYPILHSMESDGLLLKEVRNVEGKIRKYYRTTEKGNSVLQEAQLKAYELFKEIKD; encoded by the coding sequence ATGGAGGATAAAGTTCTAAGGAAACTTTTTCTCGGATTCATCCAAATACATATTTTGCACCATGCCAAGGAACAGCCGATTTTCGGATTGTGGATGCTGGAGGAGCTTAAAGAACATGGCTACAGTTTGAGCGCCGGCACTCTATACCCAATTCTGCACAGTATGGAATCTGACGGGCTACTTTTAAAAGAAGTAAGAAATGTCGAGGGTAAAATTCGTAAATACTATCGGACAACGGAAAAAGGGAACAGCGTGCTTCAGGAAGCTCAACTGAAAGCGTATGAACTATTCAAGGAGATCAAAGATTGA
- a CDS encoding ABC transporter ATP-binding protein: protein MFELKNVSVDGILQIEQMTIPENQFTCILGPSGSGKTTLLRLLNDLSSPDEGEILYKDILVSEISPLQLRRTVVMVSQAPVIFDGSIEDNLQIGLSFSGKEEAEIPEMESILKLFMLDKNLSDEAEHLSGGEKQRLSWARAMLLDPEVFLLDEPTSALDEDTASTVLTRFYDYTKKNSKTVIMITHSKELAELVAESTIDMSQYSIEGGVR from the coding sequence ATGTTTGAATTAAAGAATGTCAGTGTGGACGGTATTTTACAAATCGAACAGATGACGATTCCGGAAAATCAATTCACCTGTATCCTTGGGCCGAGCGGAAGCGGCAAGACGACGCTGCTGAGGCTTTTGAATGATCTGTCCAGTCCTGACGAAGGGGAGATTTTATATAAAGATATCCTCGTCAGTGAAATCAGTCCGCTGCAGCTTAGAAGGACAGTTGTAATGGTATCGCAGGCGCCCGTCATCTTTGATGGCAGCATTGAAGATAATTTGCAGATCGGCCTTTCTTTTTCCGGAAAAGAAGAAGCTGAAATTCCTGAGATGGAATCGATTTTAAAGCTGTTTATGCTGGATAAAAACCTCAGCGATGAAGCGGAACACCTATCCGGAGGAGAAAAGCAGCGCCTTTCCTGGGCAAGGGCCATGCTGCTTGATCCTGAAGTGTTTTTGCTGGACGAACCGACCTCTGCGCTGGACGAGGATACAGCCAGTACTGTGTTAACAAGGTTTTATGATTATACAAAAAAGAATTCGAAAACAGTCATCATGATCACTCATTCGAAGGAACTTGCCGAGCTTGTCGCCGAGAGTACGATTGACATGTCGCAATATTCCATTGAAGGCGGGGTGCGCTGA
- a CDS encoding ABC transporter permease: MDDVMDLSFLQLAAAYIFILILIVIVRVRGIRREKEILLATVRMSLQLVLIGYLLVYLFDNPNPFYTLMIIAIMQVFAIYNVYKRTKHPLGIGMKKHIAYAMAIGILTSLFFFILVVLDFTPWYEPRYFIPIAGMIIGNSMTGVSLGVNNLISGFASRRAEIEGALMLGAAPRDAARKVVNEAFDSAMLPTINSMVGMGIIFLPGIMTGQILSGTSPIVAVEYQIAIMLGIVGSVSLTVILYLQMAYKSFFNERFQLVMKELKK; the protein is encoded by the coding sequence ATGGATGATGTGATGGATTTATCGTTTCTGCAGCTTGCTGCTGCATATATCTTCATCCTTATATTGATCGTCATTGTCAGGGTTCGTGGGATTCGGCGGGAAAAAGAAATCCTGCTGGCCACTGTGCGAATGTCCCTCCAGCTTGTCCTGATCGGGTACCTGCTCGTCTATCTTTTTGATAACCCGAATCCCTTTTATACGTTAATGATCATTGCCATCATGCAAGTATTTGCGATTTATAATGTCTACAAACGGACAAAGCACCCGCTTGGCATCGGGATGAAAAAACATATCGCCTATGCAATGGCAATTGGCATTCTGACGAGTTTGTTCTTTTTCATTCTGGTTGTCCTGGATTTCACTCCATGGTATGAGCCACGCTATTTTATACCGATTGCCGGGATGATCATCGGTAATTCGATGACTGGGGTTTCGCTTGGCGTGAATAATTTGATTTCGGGATTCGCATCACGCAGGGCCGAGATTGAAGGAGCCCTGATGCTTGGTGCTGCTCCAAGGGATGCCGCGAGGAAGGTCGTCAACGAGGCGTTTGACTCCGCAATGCTGCCAACGATCAATTCGATGGTCGGTATGGGAATCATCTTCCTGCCTGGAATAATGACGGGACAAATTTTATCCGGAACTTCCCCCATCGTTGCCGTAGAATACCAGATTGCCATTATGCTCGGCATTGTCGGGAGCGTATCATTGACCGTGATTTTATATTTGCAAATGGCCTATAAATCTTTTTTCAATGAGCGTTTTCAATTAGTTATGAAGGAGTTAAAGAAATGA
- a CDS encoding YncE family protein, with protein MSRLNVKIISAVLSVGIVLAGCGSDPTSKVEEKAEEKPVKQEQVIEKYYFTANEGGTISKVNVKNNKVTDTITADGVVHNIQLSPDGKVVAATLVPHTEGGHSGHGDKSPGKVLFYDAYTNELLKEVEVGSHPAHVVYSGDGKYVLATNNEDDTVSVIDASTYEVVKTISTGNGPHGFRISADSKFAYIANMGEDTVSAINLETFEEESIKTGNTPVTTGVTKDGKTLAVTLFSENALAIVDLETKQLVKVEVGTGPAQVYIGPDDKYAYVANQGSKESPSNSMSIVDLETKEVVGEIMTGNGAHGVTVGSDGKFAYVTNMFDNTVSIIDLDSKQVKTINVGEIPNGITVMD; from the coding sequence ATGAGTCGTTTAAATGTAAAAATAATCAGTGCTGTATTGTCTGTTGGAATAGTGCTTGCGGGATGTGGTTCGGATCCTACTTCTAAGGTGGAAGAAAAGGCAGAAGAAAAGCCGGTTAAACAGGAACAAGTAATAGAAAAATACTATTTTACCGCGAATGAGGGCGGGACAATCAGTAAGGTCAATGTAAAGAACAATAAAGTGACTGATACAATCACGGCTGATGGCGTGGTGCATAATATCCAGCTATCACCTGACGGCAAAGTTGTTGCGGCAACTCTAGTTCCGCACACAGAGGGCGGACACAGCGGTCATGGAGACAAATCACCTGGAAAAGTATTATTCTATGATGCCTATACAAATGAACTTTTAAAAGAAGTAGAAGTAGGGAGCCATCCCGCGCATGTTGTGTATTCAGGGGATGGAAAATACGTATTGGCAACAAACAACGAAGATGACACAGTTTCGGTCATTGACGCCTCTACCTATGAAGTTGTCAAAACGATTTCAACAGGCAATGGCCCCCATGGATTCAGGATTTCGGCGGACAGCAAATTTGCCTATATCGCCAATATGGGTGAGGATACGGTCAGTGCGATTAATCTGGAAACATTTGAAGAAGAAAGTATCAAAACAGGCAATACACCTGTCACAACAGGAGTGACTAAGGACGGGAAGACCCTCGCGGTAACCCTCTTCTCAGAAAACGCACTTGCGATAGTGGACCTGGAAACGAAGCAATTGGTCAAGGTAGAAGTTGGCACAGGCCCGGCGCAGGTATATATTGGACCGGACGATAAATATGCATATGTCGCAAACCAAGGTAGCAAGGAATCACCTTCAAATTCAATGTCAATCGTTGATCTTGAGACCAAGGAGGTTGTCGGTGAAATCATGACAGGGAATGGGGCTCATGGTGTAACGGTAGGAAGTGACGGGAAATTCGCCTATGTAACCAATATGTTTGATAACACGGTCAGCATCATTGATCTTGACAGCAAGCAAGTAAAGACAATTAACGTCGGGGAAATACCTAATGGAATCACGGTGATGGACTAA